Proteins from a single region of Candidatus Woesearchaeota archaeon:
- a CDS encoding peptidylprolyl isomerase, protein MKAIYILSIVALTLLLTSCGETMKNRHAIFETSLGTITLELAEDKMPVTTANFIKLAQSGFYDGTRFHRVIGPAKAPPNGFMIQGGDPLSKDPTKQGRWGTGGPGYNIKDEFHKEMKNVRGTIAMANAGPNTGGSQFFINIADNNYLDRMHPVFGNVTGGMDVVNAIATVKTNSQDRPLEDVVVLKVRIE, encoded by the coding sequence ATGAAAGCTATCTATATATTAAGTATCGTAGCACTGACTCTATTATTAACATCATGTGGTGAAACTATGAAAAATCGACACGCTATTTTTGAAACGTCCCTTGGGACAATAACTCTAGAACTGGCTGAAGATAAGATGCCCGTTACAACAGCAAACTTCATCAAGCTTGCCCAATCTGGATTTTATGATGGAACTCGTTTTCATAGAGTGATTGGTCCTGCTAAAGCACCCCCGAATGGATTTATGATTCAAGGAGGAGATCCTCTTTCCAAGGACCCCACTAAACAAGGTCGATGGGGAACGGGCGGACCTGGATACAATATCAAAGATGAGTTTCATAAAGAAATGAAAAATGTTCGTGGAACGATTGCTATGGCAAATGCTGGACCCAATACTGGTGGCAGCCAATTCTTTATCAATATCGCAGATAACAATTATCTAGATCGTATGCATCCAGTGTTTGGCAATGTAACTGGCGGTATGGATGTTGTTAACGCCATTGCTACTGTTAAGACAAACAGCCAAGATCGACCATTAGAAGATGTGGTG
- the alaE gene encoding L-alanine exporter AlaE, protein MSIDSLVTQTERKYKKIDRLASISYSLAIGVPLDLYSGLSITGMLASRSQSFGVNYATGRYYGKWQDHWYHQFGAVKDASYRFLRERAADLIAFNTFQTPFYAGIVAIADYITTGEVHREKVENSIESAGMLSIWMAPTYNLWINFCRKRAGLKTSVELAQENPHK, encoded by the coding sequence ATGTCCATTGATTCTCTCGTCACCCAAACCGAACGCAAATACAAAAAGATCGATCGGCTTGCAAGTATTAGCTATTCATTAGCAATAGGCGTTCCCCTAGACTTATACTCTGGTTTATCAATCACAGGAATGCTGGCTTCACGCTCACAAAGCTTTGGAGTCAATTACGCGACAGGACGTTATTATGGCAAATGGCAAGATCATTGGTATCATCAATTTGGAGCTGTGAAGGACGCTTCGTATCGTTTCCTACGAGAACGTGCTGCAGATCTCATTGCGTTTAATACGTTTCAAACTCCGTTTTATGCAGGAATTGTCGCCATTGCCGACTATATCACCACTGGTGAAGTTCATCGTGAAAAAGTTGAGAACTCTATTGAATCAGCAGGGATGCTTTCTATTTGGATGGCCCCCACCTATAACCTCTGGATAAACTTCTGCCGAAAACGAGCGGGATTGAAGACCTCAGTTGAATTGGCACAAGAGAACCCCCACAAATAG
- a CDS encoding ABC transporter substrate-binding protein: MKKLLSIFSVLVIAMFLIAGCSSEQPTGNVVKSQPTTQAAAQGDIKVGWIGPLTGEAASFGQNALAAATLAVNEINAAGGINGRKLVLIAEDDSCSAAGVAAMQKLVNVNNVDVIAGPVCSASAGPALPVAVQAGTPVMMFTASAPGLTALGDRVFRVYPSDSFQGKEAANFMYNTLGTKKVAIVYAQNEWGQGIQKVFKQQFESLGGEIVYEGGVTQDSIDFRTDLAKVKNSGALAIFAPLHPAQGVSFVKQTHEAGLQLPLLGGDAWSGDEFIKSGQTNGALYMLAKSDVPETLTQKIHTLKGFENLEVGFVAPFAYDSVKVMALAMQKAGTDKAKIVQELYKTSYKGVSSPTIEFDSQGDLKYAVFEVKQVENNQAVAYR, from the coding sequence ATGAAAAAATTATTATCCATATTTAGTGTACTCGTGATAGCGATGTTTCTTATTGCTGGTTGCTCTTCAGAACAGCCGACAGGAAATGTTGTGAAAAGCCAACCAACGACACAAGCTGCTGCCCAAGGCGATATTAAAGTAGGCTGGATTGGCCCATTGACTGGTGAAGCTGCTTCATTTGGACAAAATGCACTCGCCGCTGCAACTCTTGCTGTGAATGAAATTAACGCCGCTGGCGGTATTAATGGCCGTAAATTGGTCTTGATTGCAGAAGATGATTCTTGTAGTGCGGCTGGCGTTGCTGCTATGCAAAAACTTGTCAATGTTAATAATGTTGATGTCATCGCAGGACCTGTTTGTTCTGCATCTGCTGGACCTGCTCTTCCAGTTGCTGTGCAAGCAGGAACACCCGTCATGATGTTTACTGCATCTGCTCCAGGATTAACTGCGCTTGGCGATCGTGTGTTTCGCGTCTATCCATCAGATAGCTTCCAAGGTAAGGAAGCAGCAAACTTCATGTACAACACTCTTGGAACTAAGAAAGTTGCCATTGTTTATGCCCAAAATGAATGGGGCCAAGGAATTCAAAAAGTGTTCAAACAACAATTTGAAAGTCTTGGAGGCGAGATTGTCTATGAAGGTGGTGTAACTCAAGATAGTATTGACTTTCGCACAGATCTAGCTAAAGTGAAAAATAGCGGTGCACTTGCAATCTTTGCTCCACTTCATCCTGCCCAAGGAGTTAGTTTTGTTAAACAAACCCACGAAGCCGGATTACAACTCCCTCTGCTTGGAGGCGATGCTTGGAGTGGCGACGAATTCATTAAAAGTGGCCAAACTAACGGTGCACTCTACATGCTTGCAAAATCTGACGTACCTGAAACACTTACGCAAAAAATTCACACCCTCAAAGGATTTGAAAACTTGGAAGTAGGATTCGTTGCACCATTTGCCTATGATTCTGTCAAAGTGATGGCACTTGCTATGCAAAAAGCGGGCACAGACAAAGCAAAGATTGTTCAAGAATTGTATAAAACTTCGTACAAAGGTGTCAGTTCTCCGACAATTGAATTTGATAGTCAAGGAGATTTGAAATATGCTGTATTCGAAGTAAAGCAAGTTGAGAATAATCAGGCTGTGGCGTATCGGTAA
- a CDS encoding protein kinase encodes MSSLDPIIVILGFQPPQILGYTHVGPINRGANGIVYRYTNDSTGRPVAVKVLDPQERAKEILEQRGLSQEDAFRREALGGFGQTLEGLVSFFPGRSLDGTNYLMMELVDRTLYERMQEDKPFSLDEVIRVARSGARGLRNLHKVVGLEHGDYHPGNLGLTSEGDVKLLDFGTATAGYATRIGGGNKLTRAPERFNDDGVKLTTKMDVWSFGSVLYKMFTGKYVLEKELTDPQGEFKPNATELVNLLYQSPGVWNGLVYDKIENSNTPIPKAFRKLLHRCLVHEDSRLNDGEELVKEVEKAVRKYEVSRPLSRVIRWGTTVAVTTAIGLSASTYIIKTEDQEKKIDYEQKMRIARMYAGGERTSGDIHEHTQLAKIEGLSYLFNDKKTMYAAFYNPDLVSKIVRKNGTTSWNKINGDIIDADMLTYNFAYSADDPPMDNWMMSIKYEQEKRTVQEWKLRGFDFQKHCQDLVWNYRIANAEREDNMKKGMEEGDWRVKENQTRMHNASWPLVQLLHSSVPNVYDVLEKGSFQDQMKLCEGLPTGAPPANPFSGLNDSLKLLEKYHIK; translated from the coding sequence ACGGGATTGTCTATCGATATACTAACGACAGTACCGGTCGACCGGTTGCAGTGAAAGTTTTAGACCCGCAGGAACGAGCTAAAGAGATTCTCGAACAACGCGGCCTTTCACAGGAGGACGCATTTAGGCGGGAAGCATTAGGTGGTTTTGGACAAACACTTGAGGGTCTTGTTTCTTTCTTTCCGGGACGCAGTCTTGATGGCACTAATTATCTTATGATGGAACTTGTTGATCGTACTCTTTATGAGCGTATGCAAGAAGACAAGCCATTCTCTCTTGACGAAGTTATACGGGTTGCTCGAAGTGGAGCACGGGGCTTGCGAAACTTGCATAAAGTTGTTGGATTAGAACATGGAGATTATCATCCTGGAAACTTAGGATTAACTAGTGAAGGAGATGTTAAACTTCTTGATTTTGGAACTGCCACAGCAGGGTACGCAACGCGTATTGGCGGTGGCAATAAATTAACTCGCGCGCCTGAACGATTTAATGATGATGGAGTAAAACTTACTACTAAGATGGATGTCTGGTCTTTTGGATCAGTGCTGTACAAAATGTTTACAGGCAAGTATGTACTAGAAAAAGAATTGACTGATCCCCAGGGAGAATTTAAACCAAATGCAACTGAGTTAGTGAATCTTCTCTATCAGAGTCCAGGAGTTTGGAATGGATTAGTGTATGATAAAATCGAAAATAGTAATACACCCATCCCGAAGGCATTTAGAAAGTTGTTACATAGATGTCTTGTTCATGAAGACTCCCGTCTTAACGATGGTGAAGAACTTGTTAAAGAAGTCGAGAAAGCGGTACGAAAGTATGAAGTATCAAGACCTTTATCAAGAGTTATACGTTGGGGTACGACGGTTGCTGTAACTACCGCCATAGGATTAAGCGCCAGCACATATATTATAAAAACGGAAGACCAAGAGAAGAAAATTGATTACGAACAAAAGATGCGTATAGCTCGCATGTATGCTGGTGGTGAAAGAACAAGCGGCGATATTCATGAGCACACACAATTAGCAAAAATTGAAGGACTCTCGTATTTATTTAATGATAAGAAAACGATGTATGCAGCTTTTTACAACCCTGATCTTGTCTCAAAGATTGTTAGAAAAAACGGGACAACTTCCTGGAACAAGATAAATGGGGATATTATAGATGCAGATATGCTTACATATAATTTTGCATACTCTGCAGACGATCCACCAATGGATAATTGGATGATGTCCATAAAGTATGAACAAGAGAAGAGGACAGTACAAGAATGGAAATTACGCGGGTTCGACTTTCAAAAACATTGTCAAGATTTAGTATGGAATTATCGAATTGCAAATGCAGAACGTGAAGATAATATGAAAAAGGGAATGGAAGAAGGCGATTGGAGAGTAAAAGAAAATCAAACAAGGATGCACAATGCTAGTTGGCCTCTTGTGCAACTTCTTCATAGTTCAGTCCCAAATGTATATGATGTGCTTGAGAAAGGATCATTTCAAGACCAGATGAAGCTTTGTGAAGGATTGCCCACAGGCGCCCCACCAGCTAATCCTTTCTCTGGACTTAATGATAGTTTGAAGCTGTTGGAAAAATATCATATTAAATAG